In the Festucalex cinctus isolate MCC-2025b chromosome 10, RoL_Fcin_1.0, whole genome shotgun sequence genome, one interval contains:
- the fkbp8 gene encoding peptidyl-prolyl cis-trans isomerase FKBP8 codes for MDGGDSQGSVAAPAKKCSRTSLLDSGEDFEVLDEDDIDDDPPPLEDAGGGEGQNPREHRVNKEADPEEDSEEWLDVLGNEKLKKKVLVAGKGRDSRPQKGQDVTICLKIFLEDGTLVEEQPELKFTVGDGDVMQAVDLTVLLMELGEKALIQTAALYAYGTYGRCEQNVPPNAELSLEVELKEVRDAADLELLPPLEKFLLASGKRATGNAHYQRGDFAFAVNSYGIALQITDSSSKVDITPEEENELLDVKVKCLNNMAAAQLKLDHYEAAFKSCAAALAHQPDNIKALFRMGKVLALQGEYREAIQTLRKALKLEPSNKTIHAELSKLVKKHSEQRGAEQAMYKKMLGNPASSGTHKRWTNASWSLSWKWLFGATAVAIGGVALSVVLAARN; via the exons ATGGACGGCGGCGATAGTCAGGGCAGCGTGGCGGCTCCGGCCAAAAAGTGCAGCCGGACGTCGTTGCTCGACAGCGGGGAAGACTTTGAAGTCTTGGATGAGGATGACATTGACGACGACCCTCCTCCACTGGAAGACGCTGGCGGTGGCGAGGGCCAGAACCCACGCGAACATCGCGTAAACAAGGAGGCAGACCCCGAAGAAGACTCTGAGGAATGGCTGGATGTGCTCG GTAATGAGAAGCTGAAGAAAAAGGTTCTGGTGGCAGGCAAGGGTCGGGACAGTCGTCCACAGAAAGGACAGGATGTGACCATTTGTCTTAAAATATTTCTAGAGGATGGAACGTTGGTAGAAGAACAGCCTGAGCTCAAGTTTACTGTGGGGGACGGCGATGTCATGCAG GCCGTGGATCTCACAGTGCTGCTCATGGAACTGGGCGAGAAAGCGCTCATCCAAACTGCTGCTTTATATGCATACGGTACCTATGGAAG ATGTGAACAGAACGTGCCGCCCAATGCTGAGCTGTCGCTGGAAGTGGAGCTGAAGGAAGTCCGTGATGCGGCAGACTTGGAGCTTCTGCCCCCGCTCGAAAAATTTTTACTGGCCAGTGGAAAGAGAGCGACGGGCAACGCCCATTACCAGCGCGGAGACTTTGCTTTCGCCGTCAACTCTTACGGCATCGCCCTGCAGATCACTGATTCGAGCTCCAAAG TGGACATAACTCCGGAGGAGGAAAACGAGTTGTTAGACGTGAAAGTGAAGTGTCTGAACAATATGGCGGCCGCGCAGCTCAAGCTGGACCACTACGAAGCTGCGTTCAAGTCATGCGCCGCCGCCCTCGCCCACCAGCCGGATAACATCAAAGCGCTCTTCCGCATGGGAAAG GTGCTGGCCTTACAAGGGGAATACAGAGAAGCCATTCAGACTTTGAGAAAAGCACTGAAACTGGAACCGAGCAACAAG ACCATCCACGCGGAGCTGTCCAAACTGGTGAAGAAACACTCTGAGCAGAGAGGAGCGGAGCAGGCCATGTACAAAAAGATGCTGGGGAACCCCGCCAGCAGCGGCACACACAAACGCTGGACCAACGCGTCATGG AGTCTCAGCTGGAAGTGGTTATTCGGCGCCACGGCGGTGGCCATCGGCGGCGTGGCCTTATCGGTGGTCTTGGCTGCCAGAAACTGA